GCCAAAAGAGCTCTGCTGGGAACAGGTCTTACGGCAATGGGCTGGAAAATCCACACCAAAGCCACCCCGAAGAATGCGATGATCGCTCGATGAGCGATCCCAATTTCCCAATCCGATCGGGGATCGATTTAACACAATCGGAGGCGGTGCCCATAGATTTATGCTGAGCATTGAAAATGGTGCTGCCGATAATTATCCGATGATTGTTTCCGGGCCGTTGTTGTGGAATTGTTTGGAAAGTCGAATCGGTGCCTGGGAGttgccgagagagagagagagagagagcttacccaaaaatccgatccgatcaccTGTCTATCACTCCCTCGTCCGCTCCCCAGTGCCGCTCGTGCTGGCGTCCGATAAGTCGGCCAGCGCACCCAAaaagccatcgtcgtccagcGCACCGCCGAAGCTGTCGGACAGTGTTGCCAGCGCGTCCTCGATGGTGGAGTTCATGAAGATCCGCAAACCGAAGCGCTCGAACGGCGAGATTCCGCTGCTGATCATTCGGCCGGTCGAGAAGCGCCGGAAGCTCTACTTCAAGGAGCCAACCGTGAAGATCGCCTCCGGTGGGGTAGCCACGTATGGCACGTATCCTGGTAAGTCGGGGTTGGAAGGTAGATACCGGGAATACCATCAACTAACTCCCGGCCACGTCCACTATCGTCCCCGCTTCCAGAGCTTCATACGAGCGATGGCGAGATGTTTACGCTCGAGCACATGCTGCCCATCCTGAGCCTGGAGGGTATGCTGAAGGGCTTCTCGAAGCTCTCCTCGGCACCGAACCACTTCGTGCCGTCGCCCCAGTTCAAGCCGTCCGATGTCCACCATATCGTGGGGCCGCAGAAGGCCCCGCTGAAGGAGGAGTACCATGTCCTGTCGTACGGCGACAAGAACCCGCTGAAGGTGCCCCAGGCACTGTCGAAGCCGGTCGAGGTCGTCCCGGCCCAGTCGctcccgtcgccgccgccccccAACTACGTACCGGCCGTAAATTCCGAAGATCAGCTTCTGAAACTTGGTCAACAACAGCCTTCCTTTTCGCCCCTGGTACAGGAGAAGCCGGCGTTCGTCAAGCCGGAGCAGCTGCCGGCGAGCTTCAACTTCAAGGTCCAGGAGGAGGTCAGCCACTACAAGGTGAACGCCATCCCGCTGAGCGGGGCCCACGGCCACTTCCACCACTacccgcaccaccagcacccgccACAGGGTGGAGCTACCAGCTACGTCGGCTCCCAGGGTCCAGATCCTCCGAAGTACAGCAAACCGGTCTATCACCTGGCTCCGGCTCCTGCTCCACAGCCGGGTCTGGAGCAAAGCAAGTGGCACGAGGTGGCTCAGAAGAAACCGGCCTCGCTGCCGTCGGTAACGACCAACTTCTACCACCCGAAGACGATCAACGCCGAACCGGAGGCATACCAGCATCTCCAGGCTACGGCCCCGACACAGCACACCGGTGGCACCGTTCAGACTCACCTCAGCTATTACTTCCCCAAGGAGGAGACGGTTCCCCAGCCGACATCGTCGGCGCACCACTCGCAACAGCCCACCTCCTACAGCAACGTCCAGCCCGGCGGAGAGCACGTGGAGTTCGTGGTCCAGAAGCAACAACCGAGCAGTCACGatccgcagcagcaaggaCCTCCGTCACCCCAGTCCGGTGTGGAGAAGCCGATCCACAAGACGTACAGCTCGCACATCAAGCAGAAGTaccagaagcagcaccaccaccaccaaccgcaCGTCTTCATCCAGAAGTACTTCGAGTTCCCGGCCGCCAAGGGCACCCACAAGGCTCATGTGGTGACCGAGTTCCACGGCACTCCAACGGCGACGAATGACACGGCGGCTCAGCAGCACCTGCCGGAGCCACAAGCATTCGCGGCCCCTCAGTACCTGCCCCTGCCGCAACCGCAGGCACTCCACGCGCAACCGATCGTAGTCCTGCCGACGGCGCAGACCCTCCACCATCCGGTCCATCACCCGGTGCACCATCCGGTGCATCACTACTCGGCCGCTTCCGGAGGTCCAGCCCAGTCCTACTGGAAGGTGGGTCGTCGCCACCAGGATGTGAAGCCCGTCGTCGAGCAcacgaacgaaccggaaccggacagCCAGCATGCGGCGTCGGGAGCGGTACTCCACCACCAATACCAGTCGGTCGGGCcgaccaccagcgccaccaccaccaccaccaccgctacGCACAGCCCGGCCACGAAGGACTCCGGGAAGGCAGCGGTCGCCCAGGACCGAGTCGATGATGGACCGGGCAGCGTCACGAATGGCACCAGGACACCGACCAGGACACCGAAGCAGCTTCCGGCGGGTGACTGCGAACGGCGCTGCATCCGGAATACGGTGGCCCTCTCGAATGAGCCGGTCTGCGGTACCGACGGGCACACGTACTCGAACCGGGGCAAGCTCCGGTGTGCCAGGACCTGCGGGAAAGACGGTAAGTGGGGCTCGTCGATGGAGACTCAGCGGAGACTTTCATTTCGCATTCATTTTGCAGATCTCGAGATTCGATCCTACGGCATCTGCTCGGCAGCGGTGAAGGCGACACCATAATAACGGAACGGCGCACAGGATAACGTTGTCCGTCAAGGAGACACACTTAGCCCCCGACACGCTGATCGCGTTTTAATCACTCACACAATTTTAGTacaatcgatcgtttcgaaaagcgaaaagaaggGACAGGCAGAAAAGGATTTCAGACGGATCCAACGGTCGGTTATAGGTAACGAGCAAGAGAAAtggaattatttatttgcatcAGTGTACGATGCGCCGCTGTTACTACCATTGATTACTACCATTACCACTAGTACCATCCtctgttggtttggtttcatGTTTTTACGCTCTGTTGTCGAAGCGATACGAACACCCATTCATACACCGTCACACGCTGTTAGCTGATAAGATTAGTGTAGAACTGCCGGACGTTGGTTGAAAAGAGGTGGGAAGAAGGTCGataataaaagtgaaaattgaagaaaagtaGTGTAACAAGGAGAAGGACATTTAATTACGAGGGAAGCTTTGGGACTAAATAAACGCAGTGGGTTGACGGTGATcgtaaaaatggaaagaaacaTTCGAATTCTTCCAGCAGAACGCACAAACATAGTTGtgttttttgcaaattttgtttattaatttattatgacaaaaacagtcaacgggcaacgAAGTGTAATGGACAATCGGCAACTGAACTTAGAACTAACACTAACCACAATTGGCTAAACGAAGACAAAAGCTGGTAGGAAAGTTGAATCGAGCAAGGAGAGTCGGTGAATCAATAATGGAAGTCAATATCTTAAACAGTTTTAACCGATGGTTTGCATCTTGCAACTCAGGAACATTAAAGAACATTTACAGGCACACCAATGAACAAAGCGATCAAGTAATGCTCCTCAATGGAGAAAATCAGACGGATTGAATGTGGCAAATATTATGACTTATTTCAAATTGTATAGCTGTGTTCTTATCATCCTTGTCTTCGTGATTCTAttgatcaaatatttaatatcaAACTGAGCCATCAAATACTAAGCTGCCAGCGATTCAAATACACCTATTCCCACTTCAAACAACGAAACAGTGGCCCTACGGTGAACGAATAACGGTCAAATCGCGCCACAATTCAAAATCCCTCTCattgcgtgaaatatttcaccgaaaCGTTTCACCACCGAGCGTTCGATTCAACTGTGGCACCTCGTTGTGCCCTTCAGCTACTGCGTTCCGAACCCCCCGTATTCCTAGCTGTCAATCGCTCGgttcgcactctctctctctctctctctcgctcccctctctctgtcgcgcgaaatttaaacattttaatccCTTATCAAACACAATGGAGAACCGCGAATTGTGCGACATCTCCTCTCCGTAGCAAACAGTTGACGTTCCCACGGGCGCCACCATTCGCTGACATttgggcccccccccccccccgcacaCAAGGACATCCGTCCTGCATTTTCCGACCGAGAGTCCTGCgcgtgtgcccgtgtgcgtgcgtgtgaGTGCGAGTTTTCGCGTGCGCTCTCCTTACACGGCCGGATCCCTTCACACTGTTTTCCaccgtccggtcggtcgctcgCTTGTTTTGTCGCTGCGCCCGGAAGCTGCGAACGGAGTGGCATCGTAGtacccttttttccccggaCCACGGCAACAACGCAGCAGTGAAGGATAAAACCGACCgcgaaaacaaccattttccaGTTTGCGACCGCCGCCGGAGAGAGCCTTCTTCGCCGCAAGGATTGCGATGCGGGAGCCCCGGGTTTGACCGCAGACCGTGCGTCCGTGTGAACAGAGTGTCCTCGCCGTGCGTGAAGTGTGGAGTGTCCTCGTGCTGCAAAATGTCGTCCACCAGCGAACAGGTACCGATGGGGAGGGGGCGGTGGGCCTTCGATCCGTGGTGTCGATGGTGTCCTTTTGACTTCCCGATCCttttcgctccgtttgtgtgtatgtgtgtgtgcgcggggGTGTAACAAGGACAacgtgtgtgccgtgtgccgtgtgtgtggaTGAGTGTTTGTGGTTGTGCCAGCCGAAGCGCTGCAGTAATAATAAAAGGAAAGCAACAAACAGGAACTCCCTCGGTTCGGCAGGTGACCAGAAGTGTGTCCCCGTGATACGCAATGTATGGGGGAGgccaaacagaaatcggccatcggcaacCCTTGTGGATCGAGCCCCCTCTGTGTTTCCGTGTCAATTTTCCCATCGTTCGTCAGATCGTTTGTAATGTCCCCGAACACCCCATGTTGACCTTCCTTTGTTTCGGAGACAGGGCACCCCCTATCGAACATCGAGCGATGGTACTTTGGGAAAAGAACGGAGCCCAGACAAGTGTTGGCCCAACAGGAATAAAAAACGGGCTGCCTTCACGTCACTCTTCACCCCGTTAAAGTTTGCGATGATGACGCAGTCGGTGAATGCACTCCGCCGGTGCACATGGTGACGTAAACCGGTGCATCCTTCCCGACCTGATTACGTTAATGCTGCCCTTTGTGTTTTTGGGCCTAGGTcggtgtatttgtgtgtgacaccaacaccaccgcaTCGGAGTGACGTCGTCTTCCGTTCCGCTCCCGATGGAGTTTCCGACTTCCAGGACTTCCGGTCCCGGACTGGCGCAGCAAACGGAGCGCAACGTGTATCacgttaattttattttctaattaatttcACCTTGCGGAAGAGAGAACCTAATTGGTTGTCAGGGCGGCAGGAgtgagcccccccccccccgggaagCTGTGCGTCCTGGAACCGACCCGGCGAAGGctgattttaatttgcaacaGGTCGTCCATCATGGCGTCCTCGGTGTGCCCCGATCGATTCGGTGGCCCATCCGGTAACtgttggaaaattcaattatcccCACAGGCAGCCCACCCGGGCACG
The nucleotide sequence above comes from Anopheles bellator chromosome 1, idAnoBellAS_SP24_06.2, whole genome shotgun sequence. Encoded proteins:
- the LOC131215704 gene encoding uncharacterized protein LOC131215704 — protein: MKSLVVFLLVAVPLVLASDKSASAPKKPSSSSAPPKLSDSVASASSMVEFMKIRKPKRSNGEIPLLIIRPVEKRRKLYFKEPTVKIASGGVATYGTYPELHTSDGEMFTLEHMLPILSLEGMLKGFSKLSSAPNHFVPSPQFKPSDVHHIVGPQKAPLKEEYHVLSYGDKNPLKVPQALSKPVEVVPAQSLPSPPPPNYVPAVNSEDQLLKLGQQQPSFSPLVQEKPAFVKPEQLPASFNFKVQEEVSHYKVNAIPLSGAHGHFHHYPHHQHPPQGGATSYVGSQGPDPPKYSKPVYHLAPAPAPQPGLEQSKWHEVAQKKPASLPSVTTNFYHPKTINAEPEAYQHLQATAPTQHTGGTVQTHLSYYFPKEETVPQPTSSAHHSQQPTSYSNVQPGGEHVEFSGVEKPIHKTYSSHIKQKYQKQHHHHQPHVFIQKYFEFPAAKGTHKAHVVTEFHGTPTATNDTAAQQHLPEPQAFAAPQYLPLPQPQALHAQPIVVLPTAQTLHHPVHHPVHHPVHHYSAASGGPAQSYWKVGRRHQDVKPVVEHTNEPEPDSQHAASGAVLHHQYQSVGPTTSATTTTTTATHSPATKDSGKAAVAQDRVDDGPGSVTNGTRTPTRTPKQLPAGDCERRCIRNTVALSNEPVCGTDGHTYSNRGKLRCARTCGKDDLEIRSYGICSAAVKATP